In a genomic window of Syntrophorhabdales bacterium:
- a CDS encoding formyltransferase family protein, with protein sequence MATKLIYDPSSGPMKYACGVSGSGTNYDRIYERNPGIYHVVFSNAPGCVAVAKAVERAVPIALLDSRKYFREMWALEKVPRYGVERNSYDMALMTLVEQILDGRPDLICLAGYDLWIGEWMANRYFPTILNVHPGDARKYTGLGWRPTAKAILAEETGVRSTVFFVDKSDDGGPILIQSKSLPLSRWDNELRDIRKFAERCDARTIEQFRTAAQEEASNLFRALEQVSTSIQDVLRTEGDWEVYPFAVHDLIAKGRVALDGRTVYIDGVQMPDEGWQVDTYGFAPSIR encoded by the coding sequence ATGGCGACAAAGCTTATTTACGATCCTTCTTCCGGGCCCATGAAGTATGCGTGCGGCGTTTCAGGGTCCGGTACGAATTACGACAGAATATATGAGCGGAATCCCGGCATCTACCATGTTGTCTTCAGCAATGCACCCGGTTGCGTAGCTGTGGCGAAAGCTGTGGAACGAGCGGTTCCCATCGCCTTGCTCGACTCACGGAAATATTTCAGAGAAATGTGGGCGCTCGAAAAGGTCCCGAGGTACGGTGTCGAGAGAAACAGCTATGACATGGCACTGATGACGCTTGTCGAACAGATACTCGATGGCCGCCCGGACCTGATCTGCCTGGCCGGTTACGATCTCTGGATAGGGGAATGGATGGCCAACAGATACTTTCCAACCATTCTTAACGTACATCCAGGTGACGCAAGAAAATATACGGGGCTGGGATGGAGGCCCACTGCCAAGGCAATACTCGCGGAAGAAACCGGTGTGCGATCGACGGTATTTTTTGTGGACAAGAGCGATGATGGTGGGCCCATACTGATCCAGTCAAAATCGTTGCCGCTATCAAGGTGGGACAATGAATTGCGTGACATAAGAAAATTTGCCGAACGATGCGATGCAAGGACGATCGAGCAATTTAGAACCGCAGCGCAGGAAGAGGCAAGTAATCTATTTAGAGCGCTGGAGCAGGTTTCTACATCTATTCAGGACGTGCTGAGGACGGAGGGAGATTGGGAGGTATATCCATTCGCGGTGCACGATCTTATAGCAAAAGGCAGAGTTGCGCTTGACGGCAGAACAGTCTACATCGACGGTGTGCAGATGCCTGATGAGGGATGGCAGGTGGACACGTACGGCTTCGCCCCGAGCATCCGCTAG